Genomic segment of Bacteroides stercoris ATCC 43183:
TTTTCTTTGCAGGGGATACCAAATTTAGTGCTATTTAAGGTATTAAATATATCAGTCTTAAATTTTCCTAGAAATAAAGAACCTGTAGTCACTTTAGGAGCTTTTGCTATACCCAGATCTTGTCCTTTTGTATCAATAGACTGAATTTTTGCTGCAGCAGTTCCCGAATGAGAATCATCTGTTTGCATTATGACATAACTATCAGTAAGATTGAACCCTTTCAAGAAATGTGCTCCGGTATTACTACTTGCCCATCCCTCCGCTTCATAGAAAGTATTTTCAGGTTCTTGTCCTTCTACTCCAGGAAGCCACTTTTCAAAATCATACACATCTTCAGTACCTGAAATAAAAACTTGATACTCCTTTATAACCGTACCATCTTCAGAAGTAACCGTATAAATCACCTTTTTATTATCAGAAAAATCCTGTGCCACACCAGACTCAGGAGCTATCGTTGCTTTATGAGAATAAGTAATTGTAGGCACTAAAGCCTTTAAATCATCAGCAGTAGCAGAGGCTTTCACCTTAAAAGTAATCGTATTGTCTTCATTGATTACTGGTTGTTCTGCAACAATAGGATTATTCTCGAAAACAAAACTTGTAATCAAAGCATCCGAACTCTTTCGAGCAGAAACCTTATACTCCGTCACTGTTGTACCATCCTCAGAAGTAACCTTATAAATCACTACCTTATTTCCGGAGAAGTCTTGCGTCACACCCGATTCCGGAGTAACCGTTGCATTTTCAGAAATTGTAATTATCGGCTTCAATGCTTTCAAATCATCATCTGTTGCGGTTTCAGCCACTTTAAAAGTGATAGTTTTATCTTCATTGATTACAGGTTGCTCCGCAATAATATCGCTATCGAATTTGAACTCCTTAATCAAAGCTTCCGAACTTTCGTTCCCTGTCATTTTTTTACCTTTATATTCTACACGAACTTTCATTAGGTCATTATTCACATTCACTTTAATTATCAATTCAATATCTTCACCATTGATAGCTCCTTCCACAGAGACCGCACATTTACCGACAACCAAATCTAAATCTGCGTTACCGGTAAATGAATATTTATCCCCCTCAACTTTCAAAGGACAATTATCAATAGCTAAATCCCCAATAGTAATCGGAGCACCGCCAACCGTTATTACAAAGTTCTTCAATTCCAAACCGATTGAAGTGTCGGAAGACTTCTTGATAGTTATCTTTTGCTGCATGCCTTTGGCTATTTCCACATTTGGTTCATAGTAAACATCCATCAAGCCCTTGTAGTCACCGACAACCTCTCCAACTACTCCAGAATTGCCCGGCGCCTCATCGTCATCGCTACAAGCGGTAAATAAACTCATTGAACAAATCAATGCGAATAAATAAAACAAATTTTTCTTCATACAAATACTTGTTTAGTTAATAAAATCCCTACATAGTTAAGGGTTAGTTAATATTCTCTTTTATATCGAGGGTGCAAAATAACAGTTTTTAAAGCCTTTAAACAAGGTCTTTAATAAAAAATAGATGTCCTTTTTTTCATATAGGAAGAATTATAAGCATTCTTTACATTATTAAATACTCTTACATATTTCCGCAAAAAGATACGGTTTCAAACAGTATTTTTATTCTCTAAAAGTCGGGAAATAAAAGATTTATTGTCATTTTTGAAACGTTTTACAAAAAAAATTGTTACCTTTATAAAGTCAAAGCCTTTTATAACAAGGCAAACTGGCACATTAACCTCATTATAAACCCTTAAAGCAATTGATATGTTCAACTCATTCGGCAATATTCTCCGCCTTACCAGTTTCGGAGAATCACACGGTAAAGGCATAGGTGGCGTAATAGACGGATTCCCCGCAGGAATCACCATCGATATGGACTTCGTACAATCGGAGCTCGACCGCCGGCGACCGGGGCAATCACGCATCACTACCTCACGCAAAGAATCCGACAAGGTGGAATTCCTTTCCGGCATCTTCGAGGGCAAGTCCACCGGATGCCCCATCGGATTCATCGTGTGGAACGAGAACCAACACTCCAACGACTATAACAACCTGAAAGAAGTATACCGCCCCTCGCACGCCGACTATACATATAATGTAAAATACGGAATACGCGACCACCGTGGCGGCGGACGCTCATCGGCACGCGAAACCATTTCGCGCGTAGTGGCAGGCGCATTGGCAAAACTCGCCTTAAAACAGCTTGGCATCCGCATCACCGCATACACCTCGCAGGTAGGTCCCATCAAACTGGAAGAAAACTATACCGCCTACGACCTCGACCTGATTGATACCAACCCGGTGCGTTGCCCCGACCCGGAGAAAGCCAAAGAAATGGAAGAGCTTATCTTCAAGATAAAGGGCGAAGGCGATACCATCGGCGGCGTGGTGACCTGCGTTATCAAAGGATGCCCCATCGGACTGGGACAACCCGTTTACGGCAAACTCCAATCCGCCCTTGCCGCCGGCATGCTCAGTATCAACGCCGCAAAAGCGTTTGAATACGGCGAAGGCTTCAAAGGACTGAAGATGAAAGGCTCCGAACAGAACGACGTGTTCTATAACAACAACGGACGCATCGAAACGCATACCAACCACTCCGGCGGCATTCAGGGCGGCATCAGCAACGGACAGGACATCTACTTCCGCGTAGCCTTCAAGCCCGTGGCAACCGTACTCATGGAGCAGCACACCGTAAACATGGACGGCGTGGACACCACCCTCAAAGCCCGCGGACGTCACGACCCCTGCGTACTGCCCCGCGCCGTGCCCATCGTGGAAGCCATGGCAGCCATGACCCTGCTCGATTTCTACTTGATTGACCGTACTACACAATTATAACAAACGGGTGATAAAGTGATAGGATATCACCTCATCATTTCACATTATTATTATGGAAATAAAGAAATATATCGCAGAGAACGAATCCGGAATGCTGGAAGAGCTGTTCAGCCTTATCCGTATCCCCAGCATCAGTGCCAAACCCGAACACCACGACGACATGCTGGCGTGTGCCGAACGCTGGGCGCAACTGCTGCTCGCCGCCGGTGCAGACGAAGCACTGGTAATGCCT
This window contains:
- a CDS encoding PCMD domain-containing protein, producing MKKNLFYLFALICSMSLFTACSDDDEAPGNSGVVGEVVGDYKGLMDVYYEPNVEIAKGMQQKITIKKSSDTSIGLELKNFVITVGGAPITIGDLAIDNCPLKVEGDKYSFTGNADLDLVVGKCAVSVEGAINGEDIELIIKVNVNNDLMKVRVEYKGKKMTGNESSEALIKEFKFDSDIIAEQPVINEDKTITFKVAETATDDDLKALKPIITISENATVTPESGVTQDFSGNKVVIYKVTSEDGTTVTEYKVSARKSSDALITSFVFENNPIVAEQPVINEDNTITFKVKASATADDLKALVPTITYSHKATIAPESGVAQDFSDNKKVIYTVTSEDGTVIKEYQVFISGTEDVYDFEKWLPGVEGQEPENTFYEAEGWASSNTGAHFLKGFNLTDSYVIMQTDDSHSGTAAAKIQSIDTKGQDLGIAKAPKVTTGSLFLGKFKTDIFNTLNSTKFGIPCKEKPISLRGWYKYTPGDVYYIVNTKPYKEHCHEAVVDETKVDEFMISVVLYETTAYDEIGWSDCLTGTDEEEKNIYTSSRIAAIGQLIGGAQTDWKKFELPLEWKKQYDTNKKYRMTIACSSSKDGDKFWGAPGSTLIVDDFELIKE
- the aroC gene encoding chorismate synthase — protein: MFNSFGNILRLTSFGESHGKGIGGVIDGFPAGITIDMDFVQSELDRRRPGQSRITTSRKESDKVEFLSGIFEGKSTGCPIGFIVWNENQHSNDYNNLKEVYRPSHADYTYNVKYGIRDHRGGGRSSARETISRVVAGALAKLALKQLGIRITAYTSQVGPIKLEENYTAYDLDLIDTNPVRCPDPEKAKEMEELIFKIKGEGDTIGGVVTCVIKGCPIGLGQPVYGKLQSALAAGMLSINAAKAFEYGEGFKGLKMKGSEQNDVFYNNNGRIETHTNHSGGIQGGISNGQDIYFRVAFKPVATVLMEQHTVNMDGVDTTLKARGRHDPCVLPRAVPIVEAMAAMTLLDFYLIDRTTQL